The genomic stretch ATCGACGGAATTGACGCTCTTCAGAAGAGCCATGCCATACACCTCTTGAGGATCGTTCAACAATTGTTCGACTCTCCCGACATATCACAAAAGTCGCGCGTTTTGCTATTAAGCAGAGACCAAGTCCCCGGATATATAAATGTCGGTACTTTCATTCGCGGGATTCGCCAAATACCAATCTCAACAAATGCAATGCAAGACATTGAAAACTTTATCGAAACAAGTATCGCTGAGAAGATGATGTACAGAAAGCTCACTGATGATGTCTCACTGTTAAAAAGGGTTGAAGAGACACTGCTTACTGAATCATCCAATATGTATGATGCCCAGCTTGCTATATACGTTGAGGAATAATGCTAATTAATAGATATAGGTTTCTTTGGGTGTATCTCCAGCTGGAGATTCTGTGGGAAACTTGCCGTACTGATGCGGATATACGTCATGCCTTGACTGCACTACCCAAAAATATTGAAGAAACATATAAGCGCTGCGTTTGCAGGATAGATTTCCAAGATGGCTGGGCACTAAAGGTACTCAAATGGGTCAGCTTTGCAAAGAGGTCCCTTCACATCGAGGAGCTGAGAGAAGCCGTCGCTATTCGATCTACAGACACAAAATGGGATGCCGATAAAAAACCACAAAGGGATTTTACTGTTGGCTGTTGTGCAAATCTCATTGTTTTGGATCCTATTGACAACTGTGTGCGCTTTGCACATTCTTCAGTGAAGCAATACCTCGaggaagatgggaaaaaacCGTTTAAAGAAAGGTCTGTTCCAGGGTACTCAACAGAAGAAAGTGGTGATCTAGAATGTGGAGAGTATTGCATCACTTATTTGTCCTTGTCGGACTTCAGTCTTCAGCTGAGCAAGATCTCACCCACCAAGACAACAGTGGCCATTCCCTCGCCTTATCAAGTTATACAATCGATGTCTGGTACTGGATTACACAGGCTCTTCCTTCGAAAGCCACAGAATAAAAACAGTTCAATTTCTGTACCAGTACCcacgccagcagctccaaatCGAGCGCAATACAGATTTCTGGATTATGCGATATCTAACTGGGCGCTTCATACTAAGAATATTCATCACGAATCATCGAGATGGGAGAATTTCATGCAGCTTGCGATGAATATTAATGCAACGTGGAATGTTCATCCGTGGGTGTCTGGTGGCCGCTCGAAAGCCTCTCATCTGCACGGTCTCTTTGGATGGGCAGTAAAGGAACGTCACAGACCCCTTTTGTCACTTGTATCAGAAGTCTCAGTGGTACATCTATTTTGCGATCTTCCTGTGGTCGACGAAGGCCTTCCAGCCATTCACATTGCATCAAAGCTTGGATACACAGACATCATTCAGATTCTCTTGACTTTCTGCGATATAAATAACGTTGATCAAGACGGATGCACGCCTCTACACCATGCAGCTAGTAAAGGCCATACTGACATTGTACGCTTATTTTTGCAGGAAAAACACATAAAATTCGATGTTAATTCAACATCACATTGCACACCTCTCTGGCTAGCCGCGAGCCACGGACATCACGATGTTTTATCTCTTCTTATCGAGAAAGGAGCCAGTATTGAGTCAGAAGATAGTCTTCACGGACGGACACCTTTATGGTTAGCATTGGAGAACGAACACTATTTAACAGCAAATCTGCTGCTCGAAAGAGGAGCGCAGATAGACTGGCTGGATACTAGCCGGCCAAGTCCTGGGACAATGGCCTTCGCAAAGCGGAGTTTATCACTGATACACGTGCTAGCCGACAACGATGTTGTATATACATCCGGAGAAGCTGCCTTGCTTCTTGAACTGATACAAGTGTGTATTGAAAGCAGATTGCAGGCGCTGGCGAAGCTAGTTATTAGACAAAGTATTCATGTGGTGTCTAACCACAAAATTCTTGCCTCACTAGCTACTCCGAGTAACCATTTGGCGGTGGAGATGCTACATGAAGAAATCAGAAATCATAACCTCCATCAACTACCATTAGTAATGCCCAAGGAAGGGCATACAACAGCTGTGGGAGTGCCTTTGGAGGAAGGTGTGGATTCGAGTGGTTTAGATACGGCTAATGCAACACTATTACACTAGGTTGCTTGGTCTGGCGATACCACAATCATGGAACTTCCCTTGGAAGAAGGCGTGAAGTTCAATGCCAAAAACAAGAGTATGGAGACACCGCTACAATGGGCAGTTAAGGGTCACCAAGTAACAACATTGAAGCTGTTAGTTGACTGTGGCGCAGACATAAACTCTCAAGGTCAGTTATGGAGGATGCCATTACACGAGGAATCTAGGCATGGCCAGAGAGTGACAATGAAGCTACTGCTTGCGAGCGGCGCAAAGATGAATTCTGAAGATAAAAGTGATGTGGAGCCATTAGTTATGGCGAGGCGAGCAGGTGGTAGAGAGTCAGTGAATCTAGGTACTCATTGAGAATGATGCAGTAAGTGGTAACCATTCCTGACATTGCACTTGGTGGCTTGACAAGATTGAAAGGCAGAAATAACATTCCTGTTCTGCAATAAGAGTCTCAACGTTCAATGTTGCGTGTACTTAAATAGAGGGCTTATAAGTTGACGTACAGCGAAAGAGAAAATACAGGCTTATCGGCGCAGATTTAAAAGACACGGTCTGTACTTGACGAACCACTACAATGATAGCCCATGGTAGCCGAATACATATAACAGGGAGACTCGCCATCATGTAGCTAAAAAGCCACGAGATACAACGTTAAGCCTATGTCCCTCGGAGCCTATTACCCCGTCTTATTCTACAAATTAAGCTTATTCGACAGCAGCTGCTACAATAGGAAGTAAAAGCGGAATCGCTTCCCAGATGCTCCACTTTCCCAGCATTAGCAAAAGACTCATAGCGAAACAAAACTTCTTCGCTCTGGTAGTGTGAAAACAGTTAGTATGATCCTTTTGCTGCTAAATACAAGCGAATAGGGTTATCCAGGAGATATAGGCAGACTAGTACGACTCGAAAACGGATCATTTGCTGAATTTGTATGCAGATACGCCCCCAAAGTTACCGCCAAGCAGTCGCCTGAAAAGATATATAAAGCTGTGGTTCTCTTGCGTTTGGAGACATGCTTTACAGAAAAATATCCAACCTTTTTACCAATAGTTAACATGAAGACTACTGCTACAATCATCTGTCTGGTCCTTCCTCTTTTCACCAGCGCGGCCCCAGGTctcgagaaaagagagatgtGCAATGTCTTCAACAACGATGGCCCTGTGCACTGCCGAAGCAGTCCGTCTTTTAGCGCTAAATCGGTTACCACAAtcggtgatggagatgcctgGGACTTTTCTTGTTATAAGTCAGGAGACTGCTATGAAGGAGTTTGGTATGTCTACTTCAAGGCCAATCGCCAAGTCTGATCATTACAGTTATTGACGGTAATTAGCTCCTGGGATTACATCCCGGGATTGAAATGCTATATCAACGGATTCTACACTTCAGATCAATGCAACTCCAGTAATGTTACCTTGCCTTGAGTGTTGTAGATGCAAAGTATACTAACAAGCTGTGTCTCTGTTGCAGAAAATCTGCGCAAGTGTTGATCTGGGTTCATATCCGGGATGTAGCCATATTGAGCAAGAAATGGTGCTGCCAGCTATTACTGCAATCTTTGTGATTATCTGCTGCGTGCAGCGCAATTCGAATTAGGTCATGTTTAGCTATCAGTTACGAAATAAGCATATTCTTGTTCCTACACGACGGCCAATCATGTGTGAAAACCCGTAACTGATACCCAACTTCAGTGAAAGGCAGTGCAAGAATTGCCAAGGATGGTAGTTTTCTCACGGAAGAGGATGCAGCCAACCCAGCTAATAGATGATATGTACATGGTTGATAGGATTATCGTCGTTCATCCAACAGGTAGAGTTACTGTATCTTACGGCCTTTGCCGGGTAGCTTTAGAGTCACTGAGCTACGAGGCACATAGATATGCAAAGATGTCTCCGCGATGTTTGCAATCTGAAAATGACTGCTATGATGCCTCCAAATTCTTGCCGCATAAATATAAGTTCGAGCCCCTCAATACTGAGTTGGGATGTGTAAGATGTGTGCTCCAGTAAAAACGAGTTCTATGCAAAGCACCTAAGCCTGGGTCGGAAATTACGGGGCCGATGCTCCCCCGCGAACTCCGTCTCGGCATCAATGCATTTGTTAATTTAGAACATGTGATGATGCCATTTGAGGAGAGAATCTTCATCTAAGTCGAGGTTATTTGAAGCGAGTACCAGACGCATTACGGGCTATTATCGTTAAGAGTGCCTAGGACTAATATATACAAGTGCGTCTAGTAATGCATCGCATCTACATGAATGAGTtgcttttaaaaataaaatgcaTGTACAGGCGATATAAGCTATAACCTGGCTCGCATATCGCTCCTAAACAGCGAGCCTTGGGCTGCAGAAGAGAGCAGTGGGCACACATGGCAGCCGCTGACTCGCTAGTGAAAAGGAGGACTGCTTTGCTGGCAGCCTTTCATGCGTGTTATGTGAGTCTTCAGGCCACCTCTCAAGCCTCAGGGTACAGATtggaagggagagaaaaggaggcgTGACGCATAAAGGGGAGCCGATGCGGCTGTTGATGCTGGCCATGAGTGCCCAACGGATTTCCTCACGGATATGGCATGCTGTCTTATGCGATTTGCAAATTCCAATGACATGCCAGGTATTGGAGATTCTGCCCCTCTTCTGCATCATCTCAGGCAGTAAGCGAGCGTTTATTGCAGCTGCAGTTTCACAAGTGTGAGCGGGTCCTCTCACGAGGCGGACCTGcagggaagaagcagagaacCAATACGTGCCGATTATGTAGTAGTGGTATATCGCCATTTATTCCCAACGCTTTGGGAGCTGCAACTTACGGCTCCAAGAGCAAGCCTAATCTTTCGAGTAAAGAAATTCGCTCATTGCTtaccattctctctctttgaaTTTACTTTTCCCTTTCATTCCCAAGCTCATCGTCAGACAGCAAAAGCTTATCTGACCCCAAAATCTTATCGTCCATGAACCTCGGCTTGTGGCGTCCTCTGCTGACCGAGAAAAAAGACTAACGGGCGCCGAGCCGAGCGAAAGGCCGCCCAGCCAAAGAAACCCCTGCATTCAAAAAGACTCGGTTCCTGGATTTTCGTTCTAATAGATCGCCCTCCCGTTCCTTGTGCATGCGCCATCTGCCCGCATTCCAGCCACGCGCGCAGCACATTCACGCCAGTTGTTGATCGAGACGCGCAGCGAACCGAGAATTGTGTCTGACCTTGTCTGAGACCCTGTCGCGTGTGGAAAAGCTTGTGATACAGCTGCGTTGCTGAGCTTGGCTCCCTGAATCCCGCACCGCTTCTAGGCGCCTCGAGCTCTTCGCGAATCTGCTTCGCGCGGGAAGGGGCAGCAAATCCGCGCCTCGGCTGAGAGACGAATTCATACAAGTCTAGAATGCGCGCAAGGCCAAACGGACGGCCTCACGACCGAGCCATGTCGTCCACCAGGATCGGCGGGTTCGCCATGACGATTCCCATCATCTCGGTGGCCGTCGGATCGATGGGCTACGCCGCCTGGCGCATCAACTGGCCGGCCTTGGTGCAGTCCTTTCTGACGGGACCCGGCCGGACAtcgcggctgctgctgctcttcttcatcatcttcaactggAAGACGCTCCCGTTTGCGTGGACCGTACGTGAATTGCTTTCTTTGTCTGCCTGTCCCTTGAATCACACTGATTTGCTCAACCCAACAGTATCGCATCATATACGCCATGCTCTACCACATGGTCTTCCGCAAATCACCAAAGCTCGGCCCCCGCGCGCTCTTCAAACCCATGATCTCCGAAACCAAAGCCCCTATTCTTGAAATCGACTACAACCTCCACAAATCCAACTCGACATACTTTGCCGACCTCGACATATCACGAACGCACCTCTGTGCCTATCTGCTGCGGCCAGCCATCCGCAGCATGTCCAACAACGCCAAGACAAGACTTGTCAAGGACCCCCGAACCGGCGAGCCTGTCAAGGGCAACTTTGCCATTGCGCTGGGCTCCGTCATGTGCAGCTTCAAGCGCGAAATCTCATCATTCCAGTCCTACGAGCTATGGAGTCGCGTCGCCACCTGGGACCGAAAGTGGCTGTACATCATCACATATTTTATGCCCAAGGGCGCCGCCAGACCAACCGAGTGGTTGGATCCACGATTCCGCCGCGTGAGGACAAGAGACCACAAGGACGCCACCAGTGgctggcagaagaagatccATGCCACAGCCATGAGCAAGTACGTCTTCAAGGTCGGCCGTCTTACTGTTCATCCCGCAACGGTGCTTTCCGACTCAGGCCTGCTGCCTCAACGACCCGGCGGCTGGGTTAGCGGTCCCAATCAAGTTGGCGACGACACTGTCGACGTGAGCGATATCAACCtggctgatgatggcgagtggGACTGGCGTCGCATTGAAGCCCAGCGCCGCGAAGGCATGAAGTTGGCAGCTCAGTTCAACGCCCTGGATGGACTTCACGATTCGTTTGACGGTGGCAACTACGGCGCCATTGCCAGATTCGGACCCGGCTAATATCTCGACTACTTTGACCTCAACCTCGAACTTGACCTGCGACTTTTGTTTTAccgcccccccccctttttctgcttttaATGTTTAGACCTTGATGCATTCTTGTGCCTTTTGGGGATAACTtgaaggggaaaaagatgCCTGATGATATGAAATGACACGATACACTAGACTAGAACTGCTGGTAGGCTGTTACTAGAACTTTGAAATGACAAGATACGTTTTTTGCTTGGCTGCTTATAGATGCTaagcttttttcttataacAGTCGCCCGTCTTGTTGTACAATAACATGTGCTGAGCAAATGCGTGGCTCTTATCCAAAGAGCATCTTTCTCAATCTTATATTCCCTGTCCTATCCTAACCAAGTCCAAAGAAATACCCATGGCGAAACCCCTTTTCGCTTTACAGAACAACCACGGCCACCAATACGCCAACGGCAGCGTATGCGAATCCGAGCTCTCGTGAGAATCGTCCCGCGTCGGACTTGCTAgtcgctgctgatgctgctcccGTGGTCGAAGTCGTGTCACTTGTGGTGGTGTTTGCGATGAGACCGGCAGATTCGCAGAGTTGCacgacagctccagcagcctctgTGTAATGAAGATAATCAACAAGAGTTAGGAACGAATATTTTCAAACAACGAATGGTTACGACGCATTGAGTTACTAAAACCAGAATTCAAAGAGAAGGGGCAACCATACGAGTCATTTCGTCAAGCGTGCAGCCAGCTTTCGCCATGCACGGCGAGACAGTCTTTGTGAGGTCGTTGATCTTGGAGCATCCGCAGGCGAGGTCGCTAACGGCACAGCCATCGTTCGTGACGCCGTCGATGATACAATTGAGCGAGCAAGGGGGGAAGTTTGTCGACGAGGCTGGTGATGTTTGGGGCGGAGGCAGCTGACACAGTCAGGGCTGCtgcgaagaggaggatgaagagctggaagagggaggCCATTTCTTGATTTGGGTGGCTTTCAATTGTTGGAACAAAACAAATGGAAAAGGAGGGATTCGACAACCAAAAGAAACGTGAACGGTCtttgagagaaaagatgtCGACTATTATGGACTCACAGAGCTACTACAACCACGGATGGAAGACACCGAGACCCATACATGTGCCGTACAGTACGAACCAAGGCTCGCGCTTCTCGCTTTCTCCCCCATACTTCCAGCCTGCACCCAATGTCCACGATGCGCGATGTCACCTCACCCCAACACAAACAAGGGGGCACGAACTCGATACTCGTGCTAAGCAGCTCATCCCAAGCCTAAATGGAGGAGATTTCTTAGCTCCAATGGACATGTATATCACAGCCCCTAGTCGAAGTCGACAAAGCAGGCTTAGCCCGCCAACATCTTACTCAACGGCTTCTGCTCTTTTATCCCGCGTATAGGTACAAGTATGCACGCATTTTAACCGCAGcaaggaagaaggggaaaaaagacaaaccGAACCGGGGAATGGGAGTTGGTGAAACTCGCTACCTGATTCGGGGGCTGGGCACCAGGAACAGGAGTCTGGTTGGACGGTGATGGTGGGACTGGCTACTGCTTGGGCTAGCTGGGGGTTTTAATCGCAAGTTCAGTTGAGGGGGACAAGGGCACCCGTGTATGTACTACGATTTGAGTGTAGGTCGCATGTGGCGTTTTTTCTTTGTGAAAGCTGGAAGGATTCTGCTTGGAGGGTGGGAAAGAGAGGCGATTCGCTGCAAGATTTTTCGAACGGTAGGGGGTGTTTTGAATGTTGAGGTGCTTGGGTTGGCTAAATATCAGCGTCGTATCATGTGTTGCCGAATGTGAaatgaaggaagagaagaagctgttggcCGGCTGGATTCATGATTCATTCGCTCGTTCACAGAGGGCGTGCTACCCAATGAATTCGCGTACTTATCCCATTTGCTAATACCACAACAACAGTAGTACACTACCCTCGTCATGACGAGTTAATCAAACCAGGAGGGGAATAAACGGACTTTGTAGTCTGGCAAAAGCTGACCCGATCTGCAGCGTGTAGCCTCTTCCGGCAAGCTTCTGGCCGCCTCCTGTCACACTTAGCTGCTGCTCTAGTCAGGGCCAACGGCGCCAAGTTATGTAATTTCTTCAGTGCCAGTAGCGTCGGGTGAGTTTGGGGTTTGATCTCTGCTTcgttcttctttggcggccgTTGTTGCACTGTTGGTTGGACTGCCTGCTAGCGTTGCAGAATTTGGCAGGGGGGGCTTCCTTCTGCTCTGAGCTGGGGATAATACGCGTGTTTATACGAAGTAAATCATACGGAGCAATACAGAGCTGACACGAGTTGATTCGATTTCCCTTCAGCGAGCTGAGCTCCAGGGTGTCGAGCTGGTACGCCCGCTATAGCACTTCAACGACCAGGGCATGGGAAGAATAGACCAGACCGGGGTAAACTGATTTTGGTGCTTTCAGTGCGGAGATCGGTGCCGACGGCATCGTTCCGGGTTCACTGTGCCATTGAAGCAAGCTTGTATGCGTTCTACGCCTATCGATTACGAGTTTGCCGGGTATAGTATGCAGGGAGTAAGTAAAGCATCCAGAAACTACAGACTCTAAGCCACTTGGCCGAGCTGTAGTGATCAGATGAATAAACTATATAATCTATGATGCAAAACCCATCAAATGGATAATATCTTATACAAGATGTTAATTTCCCAGAAGCTCATCAGTTGACATGAAAATATTTTTATCCACAACGGCAAGGTTTTCTTGACTCGGTGCTTGACTCTATATTGGTCATCATCATATGAAGCTTCTGGCCATCTCCCACCATCAGGGCATcccaaaagaaagaaaaaaacttcCAACGAAGTTTCAGAGTGTTAAAAAGATGGAATACCGTCATGGTAGAGACGGGGTCCCCCTTCGCATCAAGAATGGGCCCCATCGAGTAACCAAGCTTGCGCCAGGCAATCGCATAACTATCGACCTCGACAACAAATCCTCTGCACCCGATACCACAGCCGGCAGACATGACAACGTCCACCtgccatccatctccattcaGCGTCGCCACCCCAATCCCGCAGCCTTCCAGCACGGACTCATATCTTCATCCATAGGGGCCAGAGACGCAAGATTAGGGTTTGACAGTGCCTCGTGAGAAACGGATTTAGCAGCAGGCAGGGCAGATGCGGCAGCTGGGCCAAGGCGCGGAGGTCAGCCGCAGTGCTTCTATGGCGGCGCGTTTCCGCATGCTCCAAAAAGGAGACGTCCGGGGACTTTCTCCCAAAGCTGTGTTTGgaagagatgctgcagagcagAATCTCCGTGTGTAAGCTTCGAATGGCGATTTGTTGAGCGAAGGggggatgaagagaagaagaagaaaggaaagaaaagtcAGTAGCTGCTCGAAGCTATGAATTTTTTTCTAGTAAATTTTAGTGGAGCCCCAACAGTGGGATTTATGCATCAATGCGCATTTATGCATTTATCAAgtttctgctgcagcctgcGAGGCGCACCAGCCAATCCGAACGTCGCGTTGAGAAATGCTGGGTCGCTGCCTTCGTGCCTAGAAGTCAACTTGTGTTATAAATTCTGCAAACGCGACGACGCCGCCGAGGGGATATTTGGCGACGAGCGTCCACCATCGCCTGGGGCTGGTTCTGTGTACGATTCTCCTGCTCTCTGCTTCTGCGACGACAAGGCGAGCAGAGACGGCAAAAAATACACACGAGACGGACCTCGCGCTGCAACGCGCCAGGACGTCAATTCCGTCTGGGAACAAAGCTCTAAACAGCTTGGAATCGATCGAAATACCATTCCCAATATAACCCATCCGCCAACATGTCTGGTCTCTTCggctctgccgctgccagcgCCGCTGCTTCGACCACGGTGGGCGACCTGAAGCAGGACGTGGCCCTCAACGATCCCCCTTCCGACAGCATCTCCGAcctttccttctctccagcCCCCAACGGACCCGACTTTCTCGCCGTATCAAGTTGGGACAACAAGGTCCGCATCTACGAAATTGCTCAAAACGGCCAGAGCCAGGGTCGTCACGCGTTTGAGCATAGCCAGCCCGTCCTGGGTTGCGATTTTTCAAAGGTAAGCGAGCGCCagagagctgaagaaggtAGTCGATTGGACTATGAAAGATTAACAAGATGTCTTTGAAAATGAATTAGGATGGAACAAAAGTTGCCTCTGCTGGCGCGGACAAGAACGTCAAAGTCTGCGACCTGGCATCTCAGCAAGATGTTGTTGTGGGCACACACGACCAGCCTGTACGAAGCGTGCGTTGGTTCGATAGCGGCAGCGGCACAATGGTTGTGTCTGGATCTTGGGACAAGACTGTGAAATACTGGGATCTccggcaacagcagcccGCGGCTACTCTGGCCTGCCAAGAGCGCGTGTACACCATGGATGTGCAGCAGAATCTGCTGGTCGTCGGCACGGCTGATCGCTACATCAATGTCGTCGACCTCAAAAACCCAACCAAGTTCTACAAGACGCTGCAGAGCCCACTGAAGTGGC from Trichoderma atroviride chromosome 3, complete sequence encodes the following:
- a CDS encoding uncharacterized protein (BUSCO:EOG092D2DE1), coding for MSGLFGSAAASAAASTTVGDLKQDVALNDPPSDSISDLSFSPAPNGPDFLAVSSWDNKVRIYEIAQNGQSQGRHAFEHSQPVLGCDFSKDGTKVASAGADKNVKVCDLASQQDVVVGTHDQPVRSVRWFDSGSGTMVVSGSWDKTVKYWDLRQQQPAATLACQERVYTMDVQQNLLVVGTADRYINVVDLKNPTKFYKTLQSPLKWQTRVVSCFPDSSGFAIGSIEGRCAIQYVEEKDSTSNFSFKCHRDPVQNNVVNVHAVNDISFHPVHGTFSTAGSDGTFHFWDKDAKHRLKGYPNVGGSITSTKFNRTGSIFAYAICYDWSKGFQHNTQNYPIKVMLHPVNNDECKPRPSAKKR
- a CDS encoding uncharacterized protein (EggNog:ENOG41~SECRETED:SignalP(1-18)), whose product is MKTTATIICLVLPLFTSAAPGLEKREMCNVFNNDGPVHCRSSPSFSAKSVTTIGDGDAWDFSCYKSGDCYEGVCSWDYIPGLKCYINGFYTSDQCNSKNLRKC
- a CDS encoding uncharacterized protein (EggNog:ENOG41~TransMembrane:2 (i21-41o61-85i)); translation: MRARPNGRPHDRAMSSTRIGGFAMTIPIISVAVGSMGYAAWRINWPALVQSFLTGPGRTSRLLLLFFIIFNWKTLPFAWTYRIIYAMLYHMVFRKSPKLGPRALFKPMISETKAPILEIDYNLHKSNSTYFADLDISRTHLCAYLLRPAIRSMSNNAKTRLVKDPRTGEPVKGNFAIALGSVMCSFKREISSFQSYELWSRVATWDRKWLYIITYFMPKGAARPTEWLDPRFRRVRTRDHKDATSGWQKKIHATAMSKYVFKVGRLTVHPATVLSDSGLLPQRPGGWVSGPNQVGDDTVDVSDINLADDGEWDWRRIEAQRREGMKLAAQFNALDGLHDSFDGGNYGAIARFGPG
- a CDS encoding uncharacterized protein (EggNog:ENOG41), giving the protein MTQAAGAVVQLCESAGLIANTTTSDTTSTTGAASAATSKSDAGRFSRELGFAYAAVGVLVAVVVL